A section of the Paenibacillus odorifer genome encodes:
- the ahpC gene encoding alkyl hydroperoxide reductase subunit C, with protein MSLIGTEVLPFKASAFQDGKFIDVTEENFKGKWSVVCFYPADFTFVCPTELEDLQNQYETLKQLGVEVYSVSTDTHFTHKAWHESSAAIGKVKYIMIGDPSHVVSRNFDVLIEADGLADRGTFIIDPDGVIQTVEINAGGIGRDASALVNKIKAAQYVRNHPGEVCPAKWSEGAETLKPSLDLVGKI; from the coding sequence ATGTCATTAATCGGAACAGAAGTACTACCATTCAAAGCAAGCGCATTTCAAGATGGGAAATTTATCGATGTTACAGAAGAAAACTTCAAAGGTAAATGGAGTGTAGTTTGCTTTTACCCAGCTGACTTCACATTCGTATGCCCAACTGAACTAGAAGATTTGCAGAACCAATATGAAACCCTCAAACAACTAGGTGTTGAAGTATATTCCGTTTCTACTGACACACACTTTACACATAAAGCATGGCATGAAAGCTCCGCAGCAATTGGCAAGGTGAAGTACATTATGATCGGCGATCCTTCCCATGTGGTTTCCCGCAACTTTGATGTATTGATCGAAGCTGACGGTCTTGCTGATCGTGGTACATTCATCATTGATCCAGACGGTGTTATTCAAACTGTTGAGATTAATGCTGGTGGTATCGGCCGTGATGCTAGCGCTCTTGTTAACAAAATTAAAGCAGCGCAATATGTACGCAATCATCCAGGTGAAGTTTGCCCAGCGAAATGGTCGGAAGGTGCAGAAACTCTTAAACCAAGTCTCGATCTTGTAGGTAAGATTTAA
- a CDS encoding aminoglycoside phosphotransferase family protein, which yields MHTIDVDLVARLINEQFPKWSDLEIRSVKFSGHDNRTFHLGEQMSVRLPSAAAYVPQVEKEQLWLPFLRKGLTLPISTPLAKGTPNKEYPWPWSINKWLEGETLSHENINDLNQFARDLGSFLIELQSIDASGGPLAGEHNFYRGGSLAVYDEESRNAIEHNKDIFNEGLLKKIWELALDSEWESEPVWVHGDVAPGNILVKDGQLCAVIDFGILGVGDPACDAAMAWTFFDEASRRIFKKVLNMDAQTWNRARGWALWKALITYNGNRYSNPTVAEESLNIINLIVEDIEL from the coding sequence ATGCATACTATAGACGTCGATTTAGTAGCAAGATTAATAAATGAACAATTTCCTAAATGGTCCGATTTAGAGATCAGGTCTGTGAAATTCAGTGGGCATGATAATCGGACTTTTCATTTAGGTGAACAGATGAGTGTGCGATTACCAAGTGCAGCCGCTTATGTTCCCCAAGTGGAGAAAGAACAACTATGGTTACCTTTTTTAAGGAAAGGACTTACGTTACCTATTTCAACACCATTAGCGAAAGGGACACCTAACAAAGAATATCCCTGGCCTTGGTCTATTAATAAGTGGCTAGAGGGAGAGACTTTATCCCATGAGAACATTAATGATCTCAATCAATTTGCGAGAGACTTGGGGAGCTTTTTAATTGAATTACAGTCTATTGATGCTAGTGGGGGACCTTTAGCAGGAGAGCATAATTTTTATAGAGGTGGGTCCTTAGCTGTATATGATGAGGAATCTAGAAATGCGATTGAGCATAATAAAGATATTTTTAATGAAGGTCTATTGAAAAAGATCTGGGAACTGGCATTAGACTCTGAATGGGAGTCAGAACCAGTTTGGGTTCATGGTGATGTCGCACCTGGAAATATATTAGTCAAAGACGGACAGCTTTGTGCAGTCATTGATTTTGGCATATTAGGGGTGGGTGATCCTGCTTGTGATGCTGCAATGGCGTGGACTTTTTTTGATGAGGCTAGTAGAAGGATCTTTAAAAAGGTATTAAACATGGATGCACAAACGTGGAATAGAGCAAGAGGGTGGGCTTTATGGAAAGCACTGATCACCTATAATGGAAATCGATATTCTAATCCAACAGTAGCGGAAGAATCCTTGAATATTATCAATCTAATAGTAGAAGACATCGAATTGTAG
- a CDS encoding alpha-amylase family glycosyl hydrolase: MVSKQSRRYISWLIIFSLIFSLFGLSGGASASNTDHTVTYTNPTASAVTLHWTTNNWANTTDTVMTKNGTTFTANLNVQEGATLIYCYHITAPTDSWDNNGGKNWTVVIPVAGKYEAESASLSGGAKVNTNHTGYSGTGFVDGYTTTGATATFNVQASAEGSYNATLHYANASGSAKKVSIYVNGIKVTQTTLANLTNWDTWADQTETLSLQAGNNTLAYKYDSDDSGNINIDYVTLSAGATPTPTITPTPTVTPTPTVTPTPTVTPTPTVTPTPTVTPTPTVTPTPTVTPTPTITPTPTPTPTVTPTPTPTPTVTPTPTPTVTPTPTPTSAGLTVHFKKPASWNAAIRIHYWNLNPATVPTSGAWPGILMKSDGNDWYSYTVPNATGASLIFNDGNGKQTGDLSRSVKEGWYNSDNVWYDANPDVPKVPVISVSPVPKTYDSAQTVTLSSTNSGDKIYYTTDGSTPTTTSTLYTTPIQVPSSLTIKAFGVNSIGQAGNVGSFAYVIDLNADLQAPIITANLPVGNSSSAVSVSFNIKDNKAATTTAYYTDNGTEPTTSSKVYISGNALTSLAGPSILINKTTTLKFLVIDGAGNETKQSFVYNIGNKGDFREDTIYFVITSRFYDGDSSNNEHAWEDAKAGNPDSDPAWRGDFKGLIQKLDYIKALGFSAIWITPVVQNASGYDYHGYHAINFAKIDPRYESAGASYQDLINAAHARGIKVIQDIVVNHTGNFGEENLFPMFKKDPAAADTVSNMLKITDKLPANYDSMTPDQQYQARLALMKTAETNNNIYHTEKSLSWESYTVQTGQIAGDCVDLNTENPLVNQYLIDSYNQYIDMGVDAFRVDTVKHVSRYIFNKYFVPAWKTRGGSDFFVFGEVATRYRDVWNSGIPAISTPFYTWKSSKSYPGDGQNDYASNKLSVEQEWADNYTTAGQPTSNNAFLTGNTYHTPDYSMKSGMDVIDFPMHWAFKTAQEAFSMRSGDQFYNDATWNVTYIDSHDYAPDQAPENQRFAGTQDTWAENLALMFTFRGIPAIYYGSEIEFKKGSVIDVGPNAPLSTTGRAYFGDHIEGSVTVQDYGKYTNATGTLADSLNYPLAKHIRQLNLIRRAVPALQKGQYSTENVSGDLAFKRRYTDSSKGIDSFALVTISGNATFTGIPNGTYVDAVTGDTKTVTNGVITINCSGKGNARVYVLNGSGGIGESGTYLK; encoded by the coding sequence TTGGTATCCAAACAATCCAGGCGTTATATTTCGTGGTTAATTATTTTTTCGCTCATTTTTAGTTTATTTGGTTTATCGGGTGGAGCATCGGCCAGCAATACGGATCATACAGTCACCTACACCAATCCCACAGCGTCAGCTGTGACCTTACATTGGACTACGAATAACTGGGCTAATACTACGGACACGGTGATGACCAAAAATGGAACTACGTTCACCGCCAACCTCAATGTTCAGGAAGGCGCCACCCTAATTTATTGTTATCACATCACGGCTCCAACGGATAGTTGGGACAATAACGGCGGGAAGAACTGGACGGTTGTTATTCCGGTTGCCGGGAAATACGAAGCAGAGAGTGCATCCCTGTCTGGTGGTGCAAAAGTAAATACGAATCACACCGGATATTCGGGCACCGGTTTTGTTGATGGATACACAACTACAGGAGCAACTGCCACTTTTAACGTCCAGGCTTCCGCAGAAGGGTCCTATAATGCCACGCTTCACTATGCTAATGCATCCGGCAGTGCTAAAAAGGTGTCCATTTATGTCAATGGAATAAAGGTTACACAGACAACATTAGCCAACCTGACCAACTGGGATACATGGGCAGACCAAACAGAAACACTCTCCTTACAGGCAGGAAATAACACGCTTGCTTATAAATATGACTCAGATGATAGCGGGAATATTAATATCGACTATGTGACCCTTTCGGCCGGAGCTACACCAACACCAACGATAACTCCTACCCCAACAGTGACACCAACACCTACGGTAACTCCTACACCAACAGTGACACCAACACCTACGGTAACTCCTACACCAACAGTGACACCAACACCTACGGTAACTCCTACACCAACAGTGACGCCAACACCTACCATAACACCCACACCAACGCCAACACCTACCGTAACTCCTACACCAACGCCAACACCTACCGTAACTCCTACACCAACGCCAACAGTGACGCCAACACCTACACCTACTTCAGCGGGGCTAACCGTTCACTTTAAGAAACCAGCAAGCTGGAATGCAGCGATCCGCATCCATTACTGGAATCTGAATCCGGCAACCGTTCCGACTAGTGGAGCATGGCCGGGAATACTGATGAAATCGGACGGAAACGATTGGTATAGCTATACTGTTCCGAATGCTACAGGTGCAAGCCTGATCTTTAATGACGGCAATGGCAAACAAACGGGCGACTTATCTCGCAGCGTAAAAGAGGGCTGGTATAACTCAGATAACGTATGGTATGACGCCAATCCAGACGTTCCTAAGGTTCCGGTGATATCCGTCTCTCCTGTGCCCAAAACCTATGATTCTGCCCAAACGGTGACCCTATCCAGTACAAATAGCGGCGATAAAATTTATTATACGACCGACGGATCAACACCTACGACAACCTCAACGTTGTATACGACTCCAATCCAAGTACCTTCTTCTTTGACTATCAAAGCATTCGGCGTTAACTCTATAGGGCAAGCGGGTAATGTAGGCTCTTTTGCTTATGTGATTGATCTGAATGCCGATTTGCAAGCTCCGATTATCACTGCGAATCTGCCTGTTGGGAATTCGAGCTCAGCGGTTTCCGTATCTTTTAATATAAAAGACAACAAGGCGGCAACAACCACAGCATATTACACAGATAATGGTACGGAACCAACAACGAGTTCAAAAGTCTATATTTCAGGCAATGCACTAACATCTCTTGCGGGACCGTCTATCTTGATTAACAAGACGACAACCTTAAAATTCCTTGTGATCGATGGTGCCGGAAATGAAACCAAACAGAGTTTTGTTTATAACATTGGTAATAAGGGCGATTTTCGTGAAGATACGATTTATTTTGTAATCACTTCCCGGTTCTATGACGGTGATTCCAGTAACAACGAGCATGCATGGGAGGATGCCAAGGCAGGAAATCCGGACTCTGATCCAGCTTGGAGAGGGGATTTCAAAGGACTGATTCAAAAGCTCGATTACATTAAAGCCTTAGGATTCAGTGCCATCTGGATTACACCTGTGGTGCAGAATGCCAGCGGTTATGATTATCATGGGTACCATGCAATAAATTTTGCGAAAATAGATCCAAGATATGAATCCGCAGGGGCATCTTATCAGGATTTGATCAATGCAGCACACGCGAGAGGGATAAAGGTTATTCAAGATATTGTCGTCAATCATACCGGTAATTTTGGAGAAGAAAATCTGTTCCCGATGTTCAAAAAAGATCCGGCGGCGGCGGACACCGTGAGTAACATGCTCAAAATTACGGATAAGCTGCCAGCTAACTATGATTCCATGACCCCTGATCAGCAATATCAGGCAAGACTTGCCTTAATGAAGACTGCGGAGACTAACAATAACATTTACCATACGGAAAAAAGTCTTTCTTGGGAGTCTTACACCGTCCAGACAGGACAGATTGCGGGAGACTGTGTAGACTTAAACACAGAAAATCCTCTAGTGAATCAGTATCTAATCGACAGCTATAATCAATATATTGATATGGGTGTGGATGCTTTTCGGGTCGATACTGTAAAGCATGTAAGCCGGTATATTTTTAACAAATATTTTGTGCCGGCATGGAAAACAAGAGGAGGCTCAGACTTCTTTGTCTTTGGGGAAGTGGCTACTCGGTACAGAGATGTCTGGAACAGTGGAATTCCGGCGATATCAACACCATTTTATACTTGGAAAAGCTCAAAATCCTATCCAGGTGATGGTCAAAATGATTACGCTTCCAACAAGCTATCGGTGGAACAAGAGTGGGCAGATAACTATACTACAGCAGGACAGCCTACCTCGAACAATGCATTTTTAACAGGAAATACTTATCATACGCCTGACTATTCGATGAAATCGGGTATGGATGTCATTGATTTTCCAATGCACTGGGCCTTCAAGACTGCTCAGGAAGCATTCAGTATGAGAAGCGGTGATCAATTCTATAATGATGCTACCTGGAATGTAACTTATATTGACTCTCATGACTATGCACCTGACCAGGCACCAGAAAATCAAAGATTTGCCGGCACACAGGACACTTGGGCTGAGAATCTCGCTCTGATGTTCACCTTCCGAGGAATACCTGCGATCTATTATGGTTCTGAAATTGAGTTTAAAAAAGGATCAGTCATAGATGTAGGTCCAAATGCACCGTTAAGTACAACAGGCCGTGCTTACTTTGGCGATCATATTGAGGGTAGTGTTACTGTTCAAGATTACGGTAAATATACCAATGCTACTGGCACACTTGCAGACTCGTTAAATTATCCTCTGGCGAAACATATCAGACAACTTAATTTAATCAGAAGAGCTGTTCCTGCTTTGCAAAAAGGCCAATATTCTACAGAAAATGTATCAGGTGATTTGGCATTTAAAAGAAGATACACTGATAGTAGCAAAGGAATCGATAGCTTTGCTTTGGTTACGATCTCAGGAAATGCAACATTCACCGGAATTCCTAACGGAACTTATGTGGATGCGGTCACTGGTGATACGAAAACCGTTACCAACGGTGTGATCACAATCAACTGCTCCGGGAAAGGAAATGCGCGTGTATATGTATTGAACGGTAGTGGTGGAATCGGAGAGTCAGGAACCTATCTGAAGTAG
- a CDS encoding phosphotransferase, translating to MEAIRSEEAILEDLSNSFYHFFGLKVLHATPIKRGWLNLKWKITTDSGQFLLKQYNKKRYKLYNPEELNFAFSQQKRLYLQGLPCPGLLAYNNNVLLESDQGETFMAMEYCEGRVIEPGKINIHQMFDLGRATGKMHRLLNDGTISLKRTPQFIPQSSEDRLEHWNILLQQSKVMGKTSLITDLEIQLRATEEIDPEIFEGLEAGWAHRDLWVDNLLFQDSQLSAILDFDRFKYDYPQLDVARAVMSCALDEDLDGALASAFIDGYREERTVEQGDLTKSLQLLWYMESPWWINAAMDKHSVPPKRFAKEMNWLAKNLNNLHAILGNL from the coding sequence ATGGAAGCGATTCGTTCAGAGGAAGCCATTTTAGAGGATTTAAGTAATAGTTTCTATCATTTTTTTGGATTAAAAGTCCTTCATGCTACCCCAATAAAACGTGGCTGGTTAAATCTTAAATGGAAAATCACAACGGATTCAGGGCAATTTCTACTTAAACAATACAACAAAAAAAGATATAAATTGTATAACCCAGAAGAGCTGAACTTTGCCTTTTCTCAACAGAAAAGATTGTATCTACAGGGGCTCCCATGTCCCGGATTGTTGGCTTATAACAATAATGTTTTACTGGAATCAGATCAGGGAGAAACGTTTATGGCAATGGAATATTGTGAAGGCCGTGTCATAGAGCCGGGTAAGATTAATATCCATCAAATGTTTGATTTGGGTCGTGCCACAGGTAAAATGCATCGTTTATTAAATGATGGGACCATTAGTTTGAAAAGAACCCCACAATTTATTCCCCAAAGCTCTGAGGATCGTTTAGAACATTGGAATATACTCCTACAACAATCAAAGGTAATGGGTAAAACTTCACTCATCACTGACCTAGAGATACAGCTGAGAGCGACTGAAGAAATAGATCCGGAAATATTCGAAGGACTTGAAGCTGGATGGGCACATCGTGATTTATGGGTTGATAATCTTTTATTTCAAGATAGCCAATTGTCTGCAATTCTAGATTTTGATCGGTTCAAATATGATTATCCGCAGCTAGATGTGGCGCGAGCAGTGATGTCATGTGCTTTAGATGAAGATTTAGATGGAGCACTAGCTTCAGCATTTATTGACGGATATCGTGAGGAACGAACGGTGGAGCAGGGGGATTTAACAAAATCATTGCAGTTGTTGTGGTATATGGAAAGCCCGTGGTGGATTAATGCCGCGATGGACAAACATAGTGTACCTCCAAAACGTTTTGCAAAAGAAATGAATTGGCTTGCTAAGAACCTGAATAACTTGCATGCTATCTTAGGCAACTTATAG
- the thiC gene encoding phosphomethylpyrimidine synthase ThiC codes for MTSELNNDPINLSAFPASQKVYVKGSRSDIQVPMREISLSPTAGIDGEEENAPIHVYDTSGAYTDANIHTDIRQGLEPNRLSWIEERGDVEAYEGRTVKPEDNGNATGKAVAEVFPALHRKPLRAKKGRNVSQMHYARKGIITSEMEYVAIRENVTPEFVRDEVARGRAIIPANINHPESEPMIIGRNFLVKINANIGNSAVSSSIEEEVEKMRWATRWGADNIMDLSTGKNIHTTREWIIRNSPVPIGTVPIYQALEKVNGKAEDLTWEVYRDTLIEQAEQGVDYFTIHAGVLLRYIPLTAQRMTGIVSRGGSIMAAWCLAHHQENFLYTHFEEICEIMKLYDVSFSLGDGLRPGSIADANDEAQFAELETLGELTAMAWSHDVQVMVEGPGHVPMHLIKENMDKQLETCNEAPFYTLGPLTTDIAPGYDHITSAIGAAMIGWFGTAMLCYVTPKEHLGLPNKEDVRVGVITYKIAAHAADLAKGHKGAQDRDNALSKARFEFRWRDQFHLSLDPERALEYHDETLPAEGAKTAHFCSMCGPKFCSMKISHNIRNSTRIESGMQEKAEEFLQGGSLIYR; via the coding sequence ATGACAAGCGAATTGAACAACGATCCAATCAATCTATCAGCTTTTCCAGCAAGTCAAAAAGTCTATGTAAAGGGTTCACGGTCTGATATTCAGGTCCCTATGCGGGAGATCTCACTTAGTCCAACTGCGGGCATAGACGGCGAAGAGGAGAATGCCCCAATTCATGTCTATGACACAAGTGGGGCTTACACGGATGCTAATATTCATACTGATATTCGTCAGGGGTTAGAGCCCAATCGTCTAAGCTGGATTGAGGAACGAGGGGATGTGGAAGCGTACGAAGGAAGAACCGTGAAGCCTGAAGATAACGGGAATGCAACGGGAAAAGCTGTGGCGGAAGTGTTTCCAGCGCTCCATAGAAAACCTTTGCGAGCGAAAAAGGGGCGTAATGTCTCTCAAATGCATTATGCACGCAAAGGGATTATTACTTCGGAAATGGAATACGTTGCGATTCGTGAGAATGTGACACCGGAATTTGTAAGAGATGAAGTAGCCCGCGGCCGCGCCATCATTCCAGCGAATATCAATCATCCAGAGAGTGAACCAATGATTATTGGGCGTAATTTTTTGGTAAAGATCAATGCCAATATTGGAAACTCCGCAGTATCCTCATCCATAGAGGAAGAGGTGGAGAAAATGAGATGGGCTACCCGCTGGGGTGCAGACAATATAATGGATCTCTCCACAGGTAAAAACATCCATACGACACGCGAGTGGATCATCCGTAATTCTCCTGTTCCTATTGGAACGGTGCCTATTTATCAAGCTTTGGAAAAAGTGAATGGGAAAGCGGAAGATTTAACGTGGGAAGTATACCGTGATACGCTCATTGAGCAAGCGGAGCAAGGGGTGGACTATTTTACCATTCATGCGGGAGTTCTGCTTCGTTATATCCCGTTGACGGCACAACGTATGACAGGTATTGTTTCAAGAGGTGGCTCCATTATGGCGGCATGGTGTCTTGCGCATCATCAAGAGAACTTTTTATATACACATTTTGAAGAGATATGTGAAATCATGAAGCTGTACGATGTTTCTTTTTCCCTAGGCGATGGATTACGTCCGGGTTCGATTGCTGATGCGAATGATGAAGCACAATTTGCCGAGTTAGAGACGTTAGGTGAATTAACAGCTATGGCTTGGAGTCATGATGTACAGGTGATGGTAGAGGGTCCAGGACATGTGCCGATGCACTTGATTAAAGAGAATATGGATAAGCAACTTGAAACTTGCAACGAAGCCCCTTTTTATACGTTAGGTCCACTGACTACAGATATTGCGCCGGGGTATGATCATATTACCTCTGCTATAGGTGCAGCGATGATTGGTTGGTTCGGTACAGCAATGTTATGTTACGTAACTCCGAAGGAGCATCTTGGCCTGCCTAATAAGGAAGATGTACGTGTAGGGGTCATTACTTATAAAATAGCGGCACATGCCGCAGATTTGGCGAAAGGGCATAAAGGAGCACAAGACCGGGATAACGCTCTTTCGAAAGCCCGTTTTGAATTTCGTTGGCGTGATCAATTTCATTTATCGTTAGATCCTGAGCGAGCGCTAGAATATCATGATGAGACATTGCCTGCGGAAGGCGCTAAAACAGCTCATTTTTGTTCCATGTGCGGGCCGAAATTTTGCAGTATGAAGATCTCTCATAATATCCGTAATTCGACGAGAATTGAATCAGGAATGCAAGAGAAGGCAGAAGAGTTTCTCCAAGGCGGGAGCCTCATTTATAGATAA
- a CDS encoding beta-galactosidase, whose translation MKKPVATEKFELGVCYYPEHWPENMWEDDYRRMRELGFTIIRMGEFAWSIFEPTEGEFQFGLFDRAIDLAHKYGLQVVLGTPTATPPAWLTDKYPEVLNVTYEGVTLQHGMRRHYNYSSPKYRELCARIAEQMAEHYGNHPGVVGWQIDNELNCEISEFYSESDHKAFREWLQQKYVTLEHLNEAWGAVFWNQSYSDWSQVYLPRPTPVPKQPNPHQALDEKRFISDNTISFAKNQADIIRKLAPKQWVTTNGLFGHLDSHEMTDELLDFFSYDSYPQFSTIFYDPNERNPLNDRGWGLSLSVVRSISPNFCIMEQQSGPGGWVNRMDMPSPKPGQMRLWTYQSIAHGADMVLYFRWRTATMGNEIYWHGINDYHNQPNRRVREAGQIGQELAAAGQAFIGTHNQANVAIVRDYDNEWDGEYDVWHGPFMWKSNKEWYKALQRKHIPNDVLYLRKKTTLEELARYDVLIYPHPAIMTDETASLLDEYVQQGGKLIFGCRTGYKDERGQCYMRPFPGTAKDLCGITVEEFTMVKGSRQPTTISWSGATEVVTGADDFNDILKIEEASVEVMAVYASDYYAGKPAVTRNRRGKGEVWYYGAVFNEQAAAEIIKLIDLQSPANWLELPEEVELQVRTGASSSYAFLLNYSETPVTIHLHETKTDLLSGTTLSGEVLLEGFGVLVLY comes from the coding sequence ATGAAGAAACCTGTCGCAACTGAAAAATTCGAGCTTGGCGTTTGTTATTATCCGGAGCACTGGCCAGAAAACATGTGGGAGGACGATTATCGCCGGATGCGTGAACTCGGCTTTACGATCATTCGGATGGGGGAGTTTGCTTGGTCTATTTTTGAACCCACAGAAGGGGAGTTTCAGTTCGGGCTCTTTGATCGGGCGATTGATCTAGCACATAAATATGGTCTTCAGGTTGTACTTGGTACTCCGACGGCAACGCCTCCAGCTTGGTTGACTGATAAATATCCAGAAGTATTAAATGTAACCTACGAAGGTGTTACACTTCAGCATGGCATGCGCCGCCATTATAATTACAGCAGTCCTAAATACCGGGAACTGTGTGCACGTATTGCAGAACAAATGGCTGAACATTACGGCAATCATCCGGGTGTAGTTGGCTGGCAAATTGATAATGAGCTCAACTGTGAGATCAGTGAATTTTATTCGGAGAGTGACCATAAGGCCTTCCGGGAATGGCTACAGCAGAAATATGTTACGCTTGAGCATTTGAACGAGGCATGGGGAGCTGTTTTTTGGAATCAAAGCTATAGTGACTGGTCTCAGGTCTATCTTCCACGTCCGACTCCAGTACCGAAGCAACCCAATCCTCATCAGGCATTGGATGAAAAACGGTTTATTTCGGACAATACAATTTCTTTTGCCAAAAACCAAGCGGATATCATTCGTAAACTTGCCCCTAAGCAATGGGTAACCACGAACGGTCTGTTCGGTCATCTCGATAGCCATGAAATGACGGATGAACTGCTGGATTTCTTCAGCTATGATTCCTATCCTCAGTTCTCTACTATTTTTTATGACCCGAATGAGCGGAATCCGCTGAATGATAGAGGCTGGGGACTGTCATTATCTGTTGTTCGTTCGATATCCCCGAATTTCTGCATTATGGAGCAGCAGTCAGGCCCGGGTGGCTGGGTGAACCGGATGGATATGCCTTCTCCAAAGCCCGGGCAGATGCGGTTATGGACTTATCAGTCGATCGCTCATGGGGCAGATATGGTGTTATATTTCCGCTGGCGGACAGCTACGATGGGCAATGAAATTTATTGGCATGGAATCAATGACTATCATAATCAGCCTAACCGGAGAGTGCGGGAAGCGGGGCAGATCGGTCAGGAGCTGGCAGCAGCAGGTCAAGCGTTTATCGGTACTCATAATCAGGCTAACGTTGCTATTGTTCGTGATTATGACAATGAGTGGGATGGAGAATACGATGTTTGGCATGGCCCGTTTATGTGGAAGAGCAATAAGGAGTGGTACAAGGCTCTTCAGCGGAAGCATATCCCGAATGACGTGCTCTATCTGCGCAAAAAAACAACGCTGGAGGAGCTTGCAAGGTACGACGTGCTTATCTATCCTCACCCAGCGATTATGACAGATGAGACAGCGTCTCTGCTGGATGAATATGTTCAACAAGGCGGCAAACTGATCTTCGGCTGTAGAACTGGCTATAAGGATGAGCGCGGTCAATGTTATATGCGTCCTTTCCCAGGTACTGCTAAGGATCTATGCGGGATCACAGTTGAAGAATTCACAATGGTTAAGGGCAGTCGTCAGCCAACAACAATTAGCTGGTCGGGCGCGACCGAAGTCGTTACAGGAGCAGATGACTTTAATGATATTCTCAAAATAGAGGAAGCTTCGGTTGAAGTGATGGCGGTTTACGCCTCTGATTATTATGCGGGAAAACCGGCGGTAACTAGAAATCGTCGCGGCAAGGGTGAGGTTTGGTATTACGGAGCCGTATTTAACGAACAGGCAGCGGCTGAGATCATAAAATTAATTGATCTACAATCGCCAGCAAATTGGCTGGAGCTCCCAGAAGAGGTAGAGCTGCAAGTCCGTACCGGAGCTTCTTCCAGTTATGCTTTTTTGCTTAATTATAGTGAGACTCCTGTCACGATCCATCTTCATGAGACCAAAACAGATTTACTGAGCGGCACAACATTGTCGGGCGAGGTGCTTCTGGAAGGATTTGGGGTATTGGTGTTATACTAA
- a CDS encoding helix-turn-helix transcriptional regulator — translation MKKQWYLPTPAFSKYVCYPEFLGHYTHFPQHTERRSEGFLGSYNLHLIFGGEGYVFHEGERIPMSRGRGFLYPKGAYQQYGSDPGEPWDVRWVHFNIEIVLPLLEEVDQSRAYLFTFDLDAKLDELFEEMYLLSASYVTRSEPRLSALLYELLVKLLQNSEPLHGSVPHEVRQSIRSAADIIHVECASPWSLESMARLTGYSSYHFLRLFRVVMGKTPNRYLTDCRLAKAKLLLVSTGLSIAQVATQSGFAQSSYFIKVFRRFEGMSPVKYRQAFGA, via the coding sequence ATGAAGAAACAATGGTATTTGCCGACACCGGCTTTTTCAAAATATGTCTGTTATCCTGAATTTTTGGGACATTACACTCACTTTCCACAACATACAGAGAGAAGAAGCGAAGGGTTTCTGGGGAGTTATAACCTGCATTTGATCTTTGGTGGGGAGGGTTATGTATTCCATGAGGGCGAACGTATTCCGATGAGTAGAGGACGAGGTTTTCTGTACCCAAAAGGGGCTTATCAGCAATACGGCTCTGACCCAGGCGAGCCTTGGGATGTCCGATGGGTTCATTTTAATATTGAAATCGTCCTCCCCTTATTAGAGGAAGTGGACCAGTCCCGTGCATACCTGTTCACTTTTGATTTGGATGCTAAGCTGGACGAGCTATTCGAGGAAATGTACCTACTGAGCGCTTCCTACGTGACCCGTAGCGAGCCAAGACTATCTGCTCTGCTGTATGAGCTTCTAGTTAAATTGCTGCAGAACTCCGAGCCGCTTCACGGCTCAGTACCGCACGAGGTTAGACAGTCCATCCGGAGTGCTGCAGATATCATTCATGTCGAATGTGCCAGCCCTTGGTCTCTGGAATCGATGGCAAGATTGACCGGGTACAGCAGCTATCATTTTCTAAGGCTGTTCCGGGTGGTTATGGGCAAAACTCCAAACCGTTATTTAACCGATTGTCGGCTGGCTAAAGCCAAGCTTTTACTGGTTTCCACAGGACTCTCCATTGCTCAGGTTGCGACTCAGTCCGGTTTTGCCCAATCCAGCTATTTTATTAAAGTGTTCAGAAGGTTTGAAGGCATGTCTCCTGTGAAATACCGGCAGGCTTTTGGGGCGTAG